From the genome of Sulfitobacter sp. DSM 110093, one region includes:
- a CDS encoding MFS transporter has product MIQVVSSAWALLLGMCLLMVGNGMQGTLLGIRGGIEGFSTFQMSIVMSAYFVGFLGGSRMAPGMIRRVGHVRVFAALASLISAVMIIYPTFPNIIVWSVGRVLIGFCFSAVYVTAESWLNNAATNENRGQALSAYMIVQTLGIVIAQALLLTADPSGFVLFVIPSVLVSIAVTPILLSISPTPPFGTTKPMSLRTLMETSPLGCVGMFLLGGVFSAQFGMAAVYGAEAGLSVAQISLFVAAFFVGSVILQYPIGWISDRMDRRSLIVITALIGGGGSIVGMMLGHIFPILLATAFVVGGMSNPLYSLIMAHTNDFLDHEDMPAASGGMLFINGLGAVLGPVITGWMMGTALGPGGFYLFTAVLFVALAGYASYRKTQRAAVPVDETGNYVPIYPSATAVAVEIAQEYIIETEQEAAEEAAQENAEADKNAPDSDNDVADDIKRD; this is encoded by the coding sequence ATGATTCAAGTAGTTTCAAGCGCATGGGCGCTATTGCTGGGCATGTGCCTTTTGATGGTCGGCAACGGCATGCAGGGTACTTTGCTGGGCATTCGCGGCGGCATCGAAGGGTTCTCGACCTTTCAAATGTCGATCGTTATGTCCGCATATTTTGTCGGTTTCCTTGGCGGTTCGCGCATGGCACCGGGAATGATCCGGCGCGTCGGTCACGTTCGGGTTTTTGCCGCACTTGCTTCGCTAATTTCTGCCGTGATGATCATTTACCCCACGTTCCCCAATATCATCGTCTGGTCGGTTGGCCGCGTGCTGATTGGGTTCTGCTTTTCTGCTGTCTATGTCACGGCGGAAAGCTGGCTGAATAACGCCGCCACCAATGAAAACCGGGGGCAGGCGCTGTCGGCTTATATGATCGTGCAAACACTCGGCATCGTCATCGCCCAAGCGTTGTTGCTGACTGCTGACCCCTCGGGCTTTGTGCTCTTTGTCATCCCATCCGTCTTGGTGAGCATTGCGGTGACGCCAATCCTATTGTCGATCAGCCCCACGCCGCCATTTGGCACCACCAAACCGATGAGCCTTCGCACACTGATGGAGACTTCTCCGCTCGGTTGCGTCGGCATGTTTCTCTTAGGCGGCGTCTTCTCAGCCCAATTTGGCATGGCGGCTGTTTATGGTGCCGAAGCGGGGCTGAGCGTTGCACAGATCTCACTTTTTGTCGCGGCCTTCTTTGTCGGCTCGGTGATTTTGCAATATCCCATCGGTTGGATCTCAGACCGGATGGACCGACGCAGCTTGATCGTCATCACGGCGCTGATCGGGGGCGGGGGCTCTATCGTTGGGATGATGCTGGGGCATATTTTTCCGATCCTGCTTGCGACAGCCTTTGTCGTCGGCGGCATGTCGAACCCGCTGTACTCCCTAATTATGGCCCACACCAATGACTTTCTAGACCACGAGGACATGCCCGCAGCTTCGGGCGGGATGTTGTTTATCAACGGCTTAGGCGCTGTATTGGGTCCGGTTATCACAGGTTGGATGATGGGCACCGCGCTTGGGCCGGGCGGGTTTTACTTGTTTACGGCAGTGCTTTTCGTGGCTCTCGCTGGCTATGCCTCCTACCGTAAGACGCAGCGTGCCGCGGTTCCGGTCGATGAGACGGGCAACTACGTGCCGATCTACCCCTCGGCCACTGCCGTGGCCGTGGAGATCGCGCAGGAATATATCATTGAAACAGAACAGGAAGCCGCCGAAGAGGCGGCCCAAGA